A section of the bacterium genome encodes:
- a CDS encoding PhzF family phenazine biosynthesis protein gives MKIPLYHVDAFTSSVFSGNPAAVCLLDEWIDDALLQSIAAENNLSETAFLVHNGNRFDLRWFTPTTEVALCGHATLASAFVLFTCRGWTEDTICFQTRESGQLRVSRRDDMLELDFPARPARPTSPPVGLDAMLGVAAKQVLDSAEDLLVRLEDEEAVLQARPDFAALTTLAWRGIIITAPGRRSDFVSRFFGPAVGVAEDPVTGSAHCVLTPYWSAVLNKKELYALQISRRGGELWCQEAGERVKIRGEAALYLQGAITI, from the coding sequence ATGAAGATACCTTTGTACCATGTGGACGCTTTCACCTCGTCGGTGTTTTCCGGCAATCCGGCTGCGGTCTGCCTTTTGGATGAATGGATCGATGACGCGTTGCTGCAATCCATTGCAGCGGAGAACAATTTGTCTGAGACCGCCTTTCTCGTGCACAACGGGAATCGCTTTGATCTTCGCTGGTTCACACCCACCACGGAAGTTGCGCTCTGCGGTCACGCCACTCTAGCCTCCGCTTTTGTCCTGTTTACCTGCCGTGGATGGACCGAGGATACGATCTGCTTTCAAACCCGGGAGAGCGGCCAGCTGCGGGTGAGCCGGCGCGATGATATGCTCGAATTGGATTTTCCGGCGCGGCCGGCCCGGCCGACCTCGCCGCCGGTTGGGCTCGATGCCATGCTGGGCGTTGCAGCCAAACAAGTGCTGGATTCAGCGGAAGATCTGTTGGTCCGGCTGGAAGATGAGGAGGCGGTGCTTCAGGCTCGGCCCGATTTCGCCGCCTTGACCACCCTGGCCTGGCGGGGGATCATCATCACCGCGCCGGGACGCCGGAGCGACTTTGTCTCCCGCTTCTTTGGCCCGGCCGTCGGTGTGGCCGAAGATCCGGTAACCGGCTCGGCGCACTGCGTTCTGACGCCCTATTGGTCCGCGGTTCTCAATAAAAAAGAATTGTATGCGTTGCAAATTTCCCGACGTGGCGGAGAGCTTTGGTGCCAGGAAGCCGGCGAGCGGGTTAAAATCCGCGGCGAAGCCGCCTTGTATTTACAGGGGGCTATTACTATTTAA
- a CDS encoding aromatic amino acid lyase — MGEAQHPETIKKILLDGRTLRLAEVMAVARYGASIEIAPSAWRRMERSRAVVERCAASGVKIYSVTTGYGENADILLSPEQALHKEMNLLRSHAAGGGDYLPGEVVRAVMLTTLNKFATGECGLSPSIAQTYLAMLNKRVYPCVPESGSLGASGDLIPCAHIALVAVGDESGQAFKSGSPAEIISGRAAMEAAGIKPVSPSYKDGLSMINGTSFSSGLLSIALFDSIQLLRSTLLIAALTADARGAAMEAFDSAVFASDPEGGESTVAAIIREQLAGSKLTTDRGHDEYSLRTIPQWHGAEYDDILGLLPVLQAQINRCSDNPIVRPDDSLSVDQQVKDAGKFQGSLLAKCADILINSLTTLANISNMRAHHLMNDKMNQGRFPRFLAPNAGANSGLMIYQYRGSAEYLRLSSLGRFSVQSTATSAWTEDVVSNSGLACLYAWKASQWALPVAAIEMIAAAQAIDLIDGVSRCSPRNQQLYRTIRSRIPFLQEDSLSAYTLINAGTEMIKSGALLNA, encoded by the coding sequence AGTGATGGCAGTGGCCCGATATGGCGCCTCCATTGAGATCGCGCCATCGGCATGGCGGAGAATGGAACGCTCTCGGGCTGTCGTTGAACGATGTGCAGCCAGCGGAGTAAAAATATATTCTGTCACCACCGGCTATGGCGAGAATGCAGACATTTTGCTCTCGCCGGAACAAGCGCTGCATAAAGAGATGAACCTGCTGAGATCGCATGCCGCCGGAGGAGGCGATTATCTGCCGGGGGAGGTGGTCCGAGCGGTCATGCTGACCACCTTGAACAAATTTGCCACCGGGGAGTGCGGTTTATCTCCTTCCATCGCCCAGACCTATTTGGCTATGCTCAACAAGCGGGTTTATCCCTGTGTGCCGGAAAGCGGGTCGCTGGGCGCCAGCGGCGATCTGATCCCCTGCGCTCATATCGCTCTGGTGGCGGTCGGGGATGAGTCCGGCCAGGCCTTCAAGTCCGGCTCGCCCGCTGAGATCATCTCCGGCCGCGCGGCGATGGAGGCTGCGGGCATCAAGCCGGTCAGCCCTTCGTACAAGGATGGGCTGTCCATGATCAACGGCACCTCTTTTTCATCCGGCCTTCTCTCCATCGCGCTGTTTGACTCAATTCAGCTCTTGCGGTCAACGCTTCTGATAGCCGCCCTCACGGCTGACGCACGGGGAGCCGCGATGGAAGCCTTCGATTCTGCTGTGTTTGCGTCAGACCCGGAGGGCGGAGAGTCCACCGTTGCGGCGATCATACGCGAGCAGCTGGCTGGATCAAAACTAACGACCGACCGCGGCCATGATGAATACTCTTTGCGCACGATCCCGCAATGGCACGGCGCCGAGTATGACGATATCCTCGGCCTGCTTCCGGTTTTGCAAGCCCAGATCAACCGCTGCTCGGATAACCCCATTGTGCGGCCTGATGATTCTCTGAGCGTCGATCAACAAGTTAAAGATGCAGGAAAATTTCAGGGTTCGCTTCTGGCAAAATGCGCGGATATCCTGATCAACTCGCTGACCACTCTGGCCAATATCTCCAATATGCGGGCCCATCATTTGATGAATGATAAAATGAATCAGGGTCGGTTTCCAAGATTTCTTGCGCCGAACGCCGGCGCGAACAGCGGTCTGATGATCTATCAATACCGGGGATCGGCTGAATATCTGCGACTCTCCTCTCTGGGCAGATTCAGCGTACAATCCACAGCCACCAGTGCCTGGACCGAAGACGTTGTTTCCAACAGCGGGTTGGCCTGTCTGTACGCCTGGAAGGCCAGCCAATGGGCTCTTCCTGTGGCTGCCATTGAAATGATCGCAGCGGCCCAGGCCATTGATCTGATCGATGGCGTGAGTCGTTGCAGCCCACGAAATCAACAGCTCTATCGCACAATACGATCACGAATTCCTTTCCTGCAGGAAGATAGCCTTTCGGCCTACACGCTGATCAACGCTGGCACAGAGATGATCAAATCCGGAGCATTGTTGAATGCTTAG
- a CDS encoding CPBP family intramembrane metalloprotease: MNEDVLFENPSQKRLLIWSAWSSILLVSDLPDIICDAVLGQVPGWLFVAKVGFLVLFFALCFLWKTIRPLLSFAFVMLVFYAALAASEWVRTLAWWQGLVSDTEQSFLLGYLRPYVRDIAVTLVVIAALWTVKRRRSEFFLVRGQTDAPIEPIRWLGIRQGESWRQFGWVFALAAALLVAVPTLLASSPSPDLLLRAALWLPAVLLFSAINAFNEEMYFRATLLSTLPQVIGKNHALLINVAFFGLAHVLYGSPPGLIGFLMTGFLAWLLGKSMLETKGLFWPWFIHFLPDVVIFFSYAIVWVQR, encoded by the coding sequence ATGAATGAAGATGTACTTTTTGAAAACCCAAGCCAGAAACGATTATTGATCTGGTCCGCCTGGTCATCAATCCTTCTGGTCTCAGATTTGCCGGACATCATTTGCGATGCGGTCTTGGGGCAAGTCCCTGGCTGGTTGTTTGTGGCCAAGGTGGGTTTTCTCGTTTTATTCTTTGCGCTTTGTTTTCTCTGGAAGACAATTCGCCCATTACTATCCTTTGCCTTTGTCATGCTCGTTTTTTACGCAGCGTTGGCAGCCTCAGAGTGGGTAAGGACTCTCGCTTGGTGGCAGGGTCTCGTCAGTGATACAGAACAATCCTTTTTGCTTGGATACCTGAGGCCCTATGTTCGTGATATAGCGGTGACGCTGGTGGTCATCGCCGCGCTATGGACCGTAAAACGCCGCAGGAGCGAGTTCTTCCTCGTGAGGGGCCAAACCGACGCACCCATTGAACCAATCCGCTGGCTGGGCATCCGTCAGGGAGAATCGTGGCGGCAATTCGGATGGGTCTTTGCGCTGGCCGCCGCTTTGCTTGTCGCGGTTCCGACATTGCTTGCCTCAAGTCCGTCGCCGGATTTGCTTCTAAGAGCGGCTCTATGGCTCCCAGCGGTTTTGCTCTTTTCAGCAATCAACGCCTTTAACGAAGAGATGTACTTTCGCGCCACACTGCTCTCCACACTACCTCAAGTCATTGGCAAGAACCATGCGCTCTTGATCAACGTTGCCTTCTTTGGATTGGCACATGTTCTGTATGGCTCACCTCCCGGCTTGATCGGATTTCTGATGACGGGTTTCCTGGCATGGCTTCTGGGAAAAAGCATGCTGGAAACGAAGGGGCTCTTCTGGCCATGGTTCATCCATTTCTTGCCAGATGTTGTCATCTTTTTCTCCTATGCCATCGTCTGGGTACAGCGATAG